Proteins encoded by one window of Desulfovibrio inopinatus DSM 10711:
- a CDS encoding branched-chain amino acid ABC transporter permease, whose protein sequence is MFRVSKNLLSVLAFAVLMVVAPFLLANDYYISVLILASINALIVIGLNLLLGYAGQISLGHAAFFGLAAYMTAISTVTWGMPIWLGMILGVALSAIVGYVIAVPTLKLKGHYLAMATLGFGIIVYIVFNETIELTGGPSGFIGIPRLELLGFTFESDLSYYYVMVVTLVLGVLFALNLIDSRTGRALRAIHVSEKAAASMGVNITGYKRFIFVLSAVFAGVAGVLYAHYLGFIAPSSFGFHFSVQLITMVVLGGMASVWGAVAGAFFLTTLPEFLRVLEDVDILVYGLIMILCMIYLPGGIAGGLESLFRRVRQFFSTKSAQPTDSDSADQDNGGARVR, encoded by the coding sequence GTGTTCCGCGTATCAAAAAATCTGCTGTCTGTGCTTGCGTTTGCCGTGCTGATGGTTGTCGCACCATTTTTATTGGCCAATGACTATTACATTTCGGTTCTTATTCTCGCCTCGATCAATGCACTCATTGTCATTGGCTTAAACCTGTTGCTTGGCTATGCAGGGCAGATATCCCTTGGACATGCCGCCTTCTTCGGTTTGGCCGCGTATATGACAGCAATATCCACGGTGACGTGGGGAATGCCTATTTGGCTGGGGATGATTCTTGGAGTCGCGCTTTCGGCCATCGTTGGATATGTCATTGCGGTACCGACGCTGAAGCTCAAAGGACACTATCTCGCCATGGCGACCTTGGGTTTCGGTATTATCGTCTATATCGTCTTCAATGAAACAATTGAGCTTACCGGCGGGCCTTCGGGATTTATCGGCATTCCTCGGCTTGAACTTTTGGGTTTTACTTTTGAGAGTGACCTCTCGTATTATTATGTCATGGTCGTGACATTAGTGTTGGGTGTTTTATTCGCGCTGAATCTTATCGATTCCAGAACCGGCCGTGCTTTGCGTGCTATTCATGTCAGCGAGAAAGCTGCAGCGTCTATGGGAGTGAACATTACCGGCTATAAGCGGTTCATTTTTGTTCTTTCTGCTGTTTTTGCCGGTGTTGCCGGGGTACTGTATGCACACTACCTTGGGTTCATTGCTCCGTCTTCATTTGGTTTTCATTTCTCCGTTCAGCTTATCACCATGGTTGTTCTCGGCGGCATGGCGAGTGTGTGGGGTGCTGTTGCCGGAGCATTCTTTTTGACCACCTTGCCAGAATTCTTACGCGTCCTTGAGGACGTGGATATTCTTGTTTATGGGCTCATCATGATCCTCTGCATGATTTATTTGCCCGGCGGTATTGCCGGCGGTTTGGAAAGCCTCTTCCGTCGTGTTCGCCAGTTTTTTTCGACCAAATCAGCGCAGCCGACGGATTCCGATAGCGCGGACCAGGACAATGGAGGGGCTCGTGTCCGTTGA